TCATGGTGTTGATCATCCTTTCCAGTTGTAAAGGCCGTCCGGCCCCGCTTGCCTTTTGCTGATATGTTTATTATACTAAGGCCATATAAACATGCAAGTACGCAGATTATTCTTACATAGTATGGCGCGGCATACCATCCGGGCCAGCTGGAAGGGGAGAGCATATGGATCAGGACATGAGCTATGAGGAGTATGTGGAGCAGGTGCGCAAGGGGATTCTCACAAGCTCCGGAAACTGCCCGGTGACGCCTCTGCTGGTGATGCTGCAGGGGAAATGGAAGTTTCAAATCATTTACGAGCTGTGCGTCAAGGGCCAGATTCGCTTCGGAGAACTGAAGAAAAGCCTTGCGGGAATCACCAACACCATGCTGACCAGCTCCTTGCGGGAGCTGGAGCGGGACGGGCTGGTGTCCCGGGTCCAGTTCAACGAGATCCCTCCCCATGTGGAGTATTTGCTGACCAAGAGGGGGGAGGCGCTGCTTCCCGTCTTTTATGCCATGACCAAATGGGGCTTTGAGTATATTCCGTAGGAGCGGATTTCGCATTTGATGGAAAAAGAGCGCGGCCGGAAGGGCCGCGCTCTTTTGCTTGCAGTGCATGGAATCATTTTTTGGAGGACAGCCTGCGCAGCTCCTCCAGCGCCTCCTCCAGACCCTTGGACCTGGCGGAGGGATTGCCCCGCAGAATCCGGGCGGCCCGGGCATAGGCCTTGTCGGAGGTGGAGCGGATCCGCTCCCGCTGGCGCTGGAGCTTTTCCAGGGCCTCGGCGATCTCGGAGCGCTTCTCGTCCAGATACTCGGCGGAGAGGTCGGTGGCGGAGTCCAACTTCTCCCTGTACTGCTCCAGACCTTCGGCAAGGGTCTGTACCACGCTGAGCTTCCAGGCCCGGCGGCGCTGGACGTTCTCCTGCATCTGGGAGCGCAGGCTGGCCCTGCGGAGGGCTTTTTCCATGGCCCGCTCCTGCCGCAGGCCCTCCAGGCGGAAACGGCCCTCGTCCAACTTGTCGCGGAAGCGCTGCAGGTCCTCCTCCGCAAAGGCGGAGTACACCTCAAGCCGCTTCTGGATGCGCTGGAGGTCTTCGTTGTTCTGGGCCAGAGTTTCCAGCATCTCCCGCAGGTTCATGGCCGCGTTGAAGGACTGGACGGCGTCCACTGTGGTGGCCACGGCCAGCAAAAAGGCGGCAGGCTGGGCGATTCCCTCCGGAATCTTCAAAACAAGCCGCTGGATGGGCGGATGGACAACCTCCACCAAAAAGATGGAGAAGGCGCCCCAGCCAAGGGAACAGAACAGGCAGATGTGGCCGTTGAGGTTCAGGGGCTTGTCGCTGTAGTCCCAGTACCGCACGCGGAAGAGCCGTTCCATGGCGGCGCCCGTAAAGTATTCCAGAATGGTGGCGGCGATCATGCCCAGCAAAAAGACCAGGAAGAGGTTGTCCTGAACCGAGAGCGTTGCCAGCAGGATGATCAGCGCCCCGGAGCCGTAGATGGGAAGCAGGGGGCCGTGGAGAAAGCCCCGGTTGACCCATGTCTTCTTCCGCACTGAGACCAGGCAGGACTCCCAGATCCAGCCGCAAAAGCAGTAGAAGAAAAAGAACAGAATCCACTGGGACAGG
This window of the Dysosmobacter acutus genome carries:
- a CDS encoding putative ABC transporter permease; translation: MSHYTLSQWILFFFFYCFCGWIWESCLVSVRKKTWVNRGFLHGPLLPIYGSGALIILLATLSVQDNLFLVFLLGMIAATILEYFTGAAMERLFRVRYWDYSDKPLNLNGHICLFCSLGWGAFSIFLVEVVHPPIQRLVLKIPEGIAQPAAFLLAVATTVDAVQSFNAAMNLREMLETLAQNNEDLQRIQKRLEVYSAFAEEDLQRFRDKLDEGRFRLEGLRQERAMEKALRRASLRSQMQENVQRRRAWKLSVVQTLAEGLEQYREKLDSATDLSAEYLDEKRSEIAEALEKLQRQRERIRSTSDKAYARAARILRGNPSARSKGLEEALEELRRLSSKK
- a CDS encoding winged helix-turn-helix transcriptional regulator produces the protein MDQDMSYEEYVEQVRKGILTSSGNCPVTPLLVMLQGKWKFQIIYELCVKGQIRFGELKKSLAGITNTMLTSSLRELERDGLVSRVQFNEIPPHVEYLLTKRGEALLPVFYAMTKWGFEYIP